Proteins encoded by one window of Cyclobacteriaceae bacterium:
- the scpA gene encoding methylmalonyl-CoA mutase: protein MRPDFSKIDIHQKSNEYIDAVLKPWSSPEQIQIKPVYSEKDIHDSVHTKFTSGIPPYLRGPYASMYTVRPWTIRQYAGFSTAKESNAFYRRNLAAGQRGLSVAFDLATHRGYDSDHPRVAGDVGKAGVAIDSVLDMKILFDQIPLDKMSVSMTMNGAVIPILAFYIVAAEEQDVKPAQLSGTIQNDILKEFMVRNTYIYPPEPSMRIVADIFEYTSRHMPKFNSISISGYHMHEAGAPAHIELAYTLADGLEYIRTGIKAGIAIDDFAPRLSFFWGIGMNFFMEIAKMRAGRLLWSKIVQQFNPKNPKSMALRTHCQTSGWSLTEQDPYNNVARTCIEALAAVLGGTQSLHTNSLDEAIALPTDFSARIARNTQLYIEKETGVTRVVDPMGGSYYVECLTKELAEKAWELIAEVEQLGGMTKAIESGIPKMRIEQAAAAKQARIDSGVDVIVGVNKYRVHEKPDFDILEVDNTAVRKEQIERLNQLKAERNQQECDRALQALKQAASSGKGNLLELAIVAAQHRATLGEISNAMEEAFGRYKASIKSISGVYSGAMKNNAHFEEARKLADEFASLDGRRPRILVAKMGQDGHDRGAKVIATSFADMGFDVDIGPLFQTPDEVAMQAAENDVHLVGASSLAGGHKTLIPELVEALKKIGREDILVVAGGVIPEKDYDFLMQKGVSFIFGPGTVITDAAKEILKKLITSR from the coding sequence ATGAGACCAGATTTTTCAAAAATCGACATCCATCAAAAAAGCAATGAGTATATCGATGCTGTTTTAAAGCCTTGGAGCAGTCCGGAGCAAATTCAGATTAAGCCGGTTTATTCTGAAAAAGATATTCACGATTCGGTTCATACAAAATTTACCTCAGGCATACCCCCCTACTTACGCGGGCCGTATGCCAGCATGTACACGGTTCGCCCTTGGACGATCCGGCAGTACGCAGGCTTTTCGACAGCAAAGGAGTCCAATGCATTCTATCGCAGAAACCTGGCTGCGGGTCAACGTGGGTTATCCGTTGCGTTTGATCTGGCCACCCATCGGGGTTATGATTCCGATCACCCACGCGTAGCGGGCGATGTGGGTAAAGCCGGTGTAGCCATCGACTCGGTGTTGGACATGAAAATTCTGTTCGACCAGATACCGTTGGATAAGATGTCGGTGAGCATGACGATGAATGGTGCCGTTATTCCCATCCTCGCATTTTATATCGTGGCGGCTGAAGAACAAGACGTAAAGCCTGCGCAACTCAGTGGCACCATTCAGAATGATATTTTGAAAGAGTTCATGGTGCGCAACACGTACATCTATCCGCCTGAACCTTCCATGCGCATTGTGGCGGATATATTTGAATACACTTCGCGCCACATGCCGAAGTTCAACTCCATCAGCATAAGCGGTTATCACATGCACGAAGCAGGTGCACCCGCACACATTGAGTTGGCGTATACATTAGCAGACGGACTGGAATACATTCGCACCGGAATAAAAGCTGGTATTGCCATTGATGATTTTGCTCCGCGTCTTTCTTTCTTCTGGGGCATCGGTATGAATTTCTTTATGGAGATTGCCAAGATGCGTGCCGGACGTTTACTCTGGTCGAAGATTGTGCAGCAATTCAATCCGAAAAATCCGAAGTCTATGGCGTTGCGTACGCATTGCCAAACATCGGGCTGGAGTTTAACCGAACAGGATCCCTACAACAACGTGGCCCGCACCTGCATTGAAGCACTTGCCGCGGTATTGGGCGGCACCCAGTCGCTGCACACCAATTCATTGGATGAAGCCATTGCCTTGCCCACGGATTTCTCGGCACGTATTGCGCGCAACACCCAACTTTACATTGAAAAAGAAACCGGTGTTACACGCGTGGTTGATCCGATGGGCGGATCGTATTATGTTGAATGCCTCACCAAAGAACTGGCTGAGAAAGCATGGGAGCTCATTGCTGAAGTGGAACAACTTGGCGGCATGACCAAAGCCATCGAAAGCGGTATACCGAAAATGCGCATTGAGCAGGCAGCAGCAGCGAAACAGGCCCGCATTGATTCTGGAGTAGATGTGATTGTGGGGGTAAACAAATATCGTGTACACGAAAAACCCGACTTCGATATACTGGAAGTAGACAACACGGCTGTACGCAAAGAACAAATTGAACGACTGAATCAACTCAAGGCTGAACGCAATCAACAGGAATGTGATCGTGCATTACAAGCGTTGAAGCAAGCAGCATCGTCCGGCAAAGGAAATCTGCTTGAACTGGCAATTGTTGCAGCCCAACATCGCGCCACGCTGGGTGAAATATCCAATGCCATGGAAGAAGCTTTTGGACGATACAAGGCATCCATCAAATCCATTTCAGGTGTATATTCGGGTGCGATGAAGAACAATGCACACTTTGAAGAAGCCCGCAAGCTAGCCGATGAATTTGCATCACTGGATGGGCGCAGGCCACGTATCCTCGTGGCTAAGATGGGACAAGACGGGCACGACCGGGGCGCTAAAGTAATCGCTACAAGCTTTGCTGATATGGGTTTTGATGTAGACATCGGGCCGTTGTTTCAAACACCTGATGAAGTGGCCATGCAAGCCGCAGAAAACGATGTGCATCTTGTTGGTGCGTCCAGCCTGGCAGGTGGACACAAGACGTTGATTCCGGAATTAGTGGAAGCACTCAAAAAGATCGGGCGGGAAGATATTCTTGTGGTGGCGGGCGGAGTTATCCCTGAAAAGGATTATGATTTTCTGATGCAAAAAGGCGTATCCTTCATTTTCGGGCCGGGTACCGTTATTACCGATGCTGCCAAAGAAATCCTGAAAAAGCTAATTACCTCCCGGTGA
- a CDS encoding methylmalonyl-CoA mutase family protein has protein sequence MENNSGLNELLSGFSPANRNEWIQAAAAEIDGKNPLEALQWHKSGITGLPYYDSANTPTNPFSLTPSESEFLGARSWHNLPKIKVLDAKEANQKALQYLAAGADGILFELQGDFSFEVLLRNIEWPYCSIGFTLDVITTDFCDQLEKYLTGKKFDPASIQGFIHQKTYPHHPQVLHKLIHMLDSYKKISCIGISSDEQLVPDQISDMLIKAVEKLDQLESGKQTTGAEQIFFTVNLSTDFIIEIVKLKVLRMLWHKIMNAYGSTLQSQSIRIHTTSEAWISESFEPHGNLLKATTAGLAAILGGCTSITLTPADETDERLARIAQNVSHILREESHINKVADPTAGAYYLEQLIQELSESAWNKFLQNIKTA, from the coding sequence ATGGAAAATAATAGTGGGCTTAACGAACTACTTTCAGGGTTTTCTCCTGCTAATCGCAACGAATGGATACAAGCTGCCGCTGCTGAAATTGATGGCAAAAATCCGTTGGAGGCGCTGCAATGGCATAAATCTGGAATTACTGGCCTCCCTTATTATGACTCCGCAAACACACCCACGAATCCATTTTCGCTCACTCCGTCCGAAAGTGAATTTTTGGGTGCCCGCTCATGGCACAACCTTCCGAAAATCAAGGTGTTAGATGCGAAGGAAGCTAATCAAAAAGCATTGCAATATTTAGCCGCTGGTGCTGATGGCATTCTCTTTGAACTGCAAGGCGATTTTTCATTTGAAGTCCTGCTCCGCAACATTGAATGGCCATATTGCAGCATCGGATTTACATTGGATGTGATTACTACAGATTTCTGCGATCAGCTTGAAAAATATCTTACCGGAAAAAAATTTGATCCCGCTTCCATTCAGGGTTTTATCCATCAAAAAACTTATCCACATCATCCACAAGTTTTGCACAAGCTTATCCACATGCTGGATTCGTACAAAAAAATTTCGTGCATTGGCATTTCCTCCGATGAGCAACTTGTACCCGACCAAATCAGCGACATGCTGATAAAAGCTGTCGAAAAACTCGACCAACTTGAAAGCGGAAAACAAACCACAGGCGCTGAACAAATATTTTTTACTGTAAACCTCTCAACGGATTTTATTATTGAAATCGTCAAACTGAAAGTGTTGCGGATGCTCTGGCATAAAATCATGAACGCATATGGTTCAACCCTCCAATCGCAATCTATTCGCATCCACACCACCAGCGAAGCCTGGATTAGTGAAAGCTTTGAACCACATGGGAATCTGTTAAAAGCTACTACGGCAGGTCTGGCAGCCATTCTGGGCGGATGCACATCCATTACCCTAACACCGGCTGATGAAACCGATGAGCGCCTTGCACGAATAGCACAAAATGTATCACACATTTTACGCGAAGAGTCGCACATCAACAAGGTTGCTGATCCAACAGCAGGCGCGTACTACCTCGAACAACTGATTCAGGAATTAAGCGAAAGTGCGTGGAATAAATTTCTTCAAAACATTAAAACAGCATGA
- the dnaA gene encoding chromosomal replication initiator protein DnaA gives MVADCTTVWNDCLEIVKESVGEENFNTWFKPIVPLRVEGDVLTIQVPSQFFYEWLEDNYVTVLKKAVHKAIGPDGRLEYSVIVDSGNTQNPPVTVNYPNGMNGKRANGTDTDYSPFTFRALNPQTVNSRLNPSYSFDNFVEGDCNRLARSAGVAVAKKPGVTSFNPLMLYGGVGVGKTHLVQAIGNEIKNNMPDKIVLYVDQNDFTTQFLNALQNHKLQEFQNFYLQVDLLILDDVQFLAGREKTQEMFFHIFNQLHQSGKQVIMTSDCPPRDMKGFQERLLSRFKWGLTADLQEPDFETKLAIIHRKMQADGIDIPTEVAEYLAYSVDTNLRDMEGVLNSLIFHATLLKKEIDLDLAKEVLKNIIREIQSDVSVDFIQKTVSEYFKVDLDAMKGKVKKREIVIPRQVAMYFCKRYTQLTLALIGENFGGRDHSTVIHALESVEDMMKTDSNFKASVEELGKKLKMRMN, from the coding sequence ATGGTAGCTGACTGCACAACAGTATGGAATGATTGTCTCGAAATCGTTAAGGAAAGTGTAGGAGAAGAGAATTTTAATACCTGGTTTAAACCAATTGTTCCATTGCGTGTAGAAGGTGATGTGCTCACCATTCAGGTGCCCTCGCAATTTTTTTACGAGTGGCTGGAAGATAATTACGTAACCGTATTGAAGAAGGCCGTACACAAAGCCATCGGCCCTGATGGACGTTTGGAATATTCGGTAATTGTAGATAGTGGTAATACACAAAATCCACCGGTAACAGTTAATTATCCAAATGGTATGAATGGCAAACGTGCCAACGGTACCGATACGGATTATTCTCCGTTCACCTTTCGTGCCCTGAATCCGCAAACCGTAAACTCAAGACTTAACCCGAGTTATTCTTTTGATAATTTTGTTGAAGGTGATTGTAATCGGTTAGCGCGCTCAGCGGGCGTTGCCGTTGCCAAAAAGCCAGGAGTAACATCATTTAATCCGTTGATGTTGTATGGAGGAGTTGGTGTTGGTAAAACGCACCTGGTGCAGGCCATAGGCAACGAGATTAAAAATAACATGCCTGATAAAATTGTGCTGTATGTAGATCAGAATGATTTTACCACACAATTTTTGAATGCCCTTCAAAATCATAAACTTCAGGAATTCCAGAATTTTTACTTACAGGTTGATTTGCTCATTCTGGATGATGTGCAGTTTTTGGCTGGCCGTGAAAAAACACAGGAAATGTTTTTTCACATCTTCAACCAGTTACATCAATCCGGCAAGCAGGTAATCATGACAAGCGATTGCCCGCCACGGGATATGAAAGGATTTCAGGAGCGTTTGCTATCGCGCTTCAAGTGGGGCCTTACAGCCGACTTGCAGGAGCCTGATTTCGAAACTAAGCTGGCCATCATTCACCGCAAGATGCAGGCCGATGGCATTGATATTCCAACGGAAGTAGCCGAGTACCTGGCGTACAGCGTGGACACCAACCTGCGTGATATGGAAGGTGTGTTAAACTCACTCATTTTCCATGCTACGTTGTTGAAAAAAGAAATTGATCTCGATCTGGCGAAGGAAGTATTGAAAAACATCATCCGCGAAATCCAGTCGGATGTAAGTGTGGATTTTATACAGAAAACCGTTTCTGAATACTTCAAGGTTGATCTGGATGCCATGAAGGGCAAAGTGAAGAAACGCGAAATCGTTATTCCGCGCCAGGTGGCCATGTATTTCTGCAAGCGCTATACGCAATTAACGCTTGCGCTGATTGGTGAAAATTTTGGTGGCCGCGATCACAGTACGGTTATTCATGCGCTTGAGTCGGTTGAAGACATGATGAAAACCGATTCCAACTTCAAAGCTTCAGTGGAGGAACTGGGTAAGAAGTTGAAGATGCGGATGAACTAA
- a CDS encoding trypsin-like peptidase domain-containing protein, whose translation MKTFLKIAVIGFISGLAGAFVFFQYLVKISGNPFQQEPVYDMARYDSPAVFPPNTVELETENNAEPSDFSLAANKAIPSVVYINSIFKGTSYSPFDWFFGGGTTSQTRVSSGSGVIFSTDGYIVTNNHVVEAAEKIEVMHNKKVYTAELIGTDPSTDLAVLKINETNLPAITIGSSKNLQVGEWVVAVGNPFSLSSTVTVGIVSAKGRRIGILEDKFPIESFIQTDAAINPGNSGGALVNQNGELVGINTAILSRTGSYTGYAFAVPVDLARKVVDDLIKHGIVQKGIFGGRVIEYDFQNARKYDLNTNVKNFKGVLLESLDKDGPAMKAGLQLGDVITKVNNAEVNSQSAFEEELAYRYPGDKVAITFVRDNKPGTTTVTLTNKNGTTDIVKRKILTSSTLGADLEATDYGVKIFKIKGGYMKELGVPENYTIISINRVRVKDPQEVIDFFEKYKGRVSLYGMNSSKEVLPYNFILR comes from the coding sequence ATGAAGACATTCCTCAAAATTGCTGTTATCGGTTTTATCAGTGGCCTGGCCGGAGCCTTTGTGTTTTTTCAATACCTGGTGAAAATATCAGGCAATCCCTTTCAGCAGGAACCTGTGTACGACATGGCCCGTTACGATTCACCTGCTGTTTTTCCGCCCAATACCGTTGAACTGGAAACAGAAAACAATGCCGAACCTTCTGATTTCAGTCTGGCCGCCAACAAAGCCATCCCCAGCGTGGTTTACATCAACAGCATTTTTAAAGGCACCTCCTACTCGCCATTCGATTGGTTTTTTGGCGGAGGCACCACCTCACAAACTCGTGTTAGCAGTGGCTCGGGAGTAATTTTCTCTACCGATGGCTATATCGTAACCAACAACCACGTAGTAGAGGCCGCTGAAAAGATTGAGGTGATGCACAATAAAAAAGTGTATACCGCTGAGCTGATTGGCACCGATCCTTCTACCGACCTGGCCGTACTAAAAATCAACGAAACAAACCTTCCCGCCATCACCATCGGGTCATCTAAAAATTTGCAAGTAGGCGAATGGGTAGTAGCTGTGGGTAATCCGTTTTCACTTTCATCAACGGTAACCGTAGGCATTGTGAGTGCTAAAGGCAGGCGCATTGGCATTCTGGAAGATAAATTTCCCATTGAATCATTTATACAAACGGATGCAGCCATCAACCCCGGAAACAGTGGTGGTGCACTCGTAAACCAAAACGGTGAATTGGTGGGCATCAACACCGCCATTTTATCCCGTACGGGAAGTTACACTGGCTATGCTTTTGCAGTACCGGTTGACTTGGCCCGAAAAGTAGTGGACGACCTCATCAAACATGGCATTGTGCAAAAAGGAATTTTTGGTGGCCGTGTAATCGAATACGATTTTCAAAATGCCAGAAAGTACGACCTGAACACCAATGTAAAGAATTTTAAAGGCGTGTTGTTGGAAAGCCTTGACAAGGACGGTCCGGCTATGAAAGCCGGTTTACAATTGGGTGATGTGATTACCAAAGTAAACAACGCAGAAGTGAACAGCCAGAGTGCTTTTGAAGAAGAACTGGCTTACAGATATCCAGGGGATAAGGTAGCGATAACTTTTGTGCGCGACAATAAACCCGGAACAACAACCGTAACGCTTACCAACAAAAATGGTACAACTGACATTGTAAAACGAAAAATCCTAACTTCATCCACACTGGGTGCCGATCTGGAAGCCACGGATTATGGCGTTAAAATTTTCAAAATAAAAGGTGGATACATGAAGGAACTGGGCGTACCGGAAAACTACACCATCATTTCCATCAATCGTGTTCGTGTTAAAGATCCACAGGAAGTGATTGACTTCTTCGAAAAATATAAAGGAAGGGTGAGCTTGTATGGCATGAACAGTTCGAAGGAAGTGTTACCATATAATTTTATTCTACGGTAA
- a CDS encoding GH3 auxin-responsive promoter family protein → MGIRSLLAKPFAAYVAAQTRKWSLNPALYQHNIMLSLIEQAKYTAFGRDHDFEAIRTYDDFKKQVPVRDYEELKPYVERILKGEANVLWKGKPAYLAKTSGTTSGTKYIPISHESKFSHFTSARNSTLSYVHETGNASFLDGNLIFLSGSPEMDETAGIKTGRLSGISNHLVPGYLRTNQKPSYQTNCIEDWEEKLERIIDETLDANMTLISGIPPWVQMYFDRIHARTGKKIKDVFPNFSVFVYGGVNFEPYRAKLEESIGKKVDSIETYPASEGFIAYQDSQHDPGLLLLLNNGMFFEFIPTEEYFTANPTRLRIDEVELGKNYALIINSNAGLWGYSIGDTVKFVSKNPYRLLVTGRIKHFISAFGEHVIGEEVEKAMNQARKKFPEVELIEFTVAPQVTPANGLPHHEWFVEFSNPPADMAAFSLELDNQLRSLNVYYDDLITGNILQTLKITSLKPQSFIEYMKSQGKLGGQNKVPRLSNDRKIADALQSFKV, encoded by the coding sequence ATGGGTATTCGTTCTCTCCTGGCAAAACCATTCGCTGCCTATGTGGCGGCTCAAACACGAAAGTGGTCGCTTAATCCGGCCTTGTATCAGCACAACATTATGTTGAGCCTTATAGAGCAAGCCAAGTACACAGCATTTGGAAGAGATCATGACTTTGAGGCCATTCGCACATATGATGATTTTAAAAAGCAGGTGCCGGTACGGGATTATGAAGAGCTGAAGCCTTATGTTGAACGCATCCTGAAAGGAGAAGCCAACGTATTGTGGAAAGGCAAACCGGCTTACCTGGCCAAGACATCGGGTACAACATCGGGAACAAAATATATTCCTATCTCACACGAGTCGAAGTTTAGTCATTTTACCAGCGCAAGAAATTCAACCTTGAGCTATGTACATGAAACGGGCAATGCTTCATTCCTGGATGGCAACCTGATTTTTCTTTCGGGTAGTCCGGAGATGGATGAAACTGCGGGAATAAAAACCGGCAGGCTGTCAGGGATTTCCAATCACCTGGTGCCGGGTTATTTGCGTACAAATCAAAAGCCATCATACCAAACCAATTGCATTGAAGATTGGGAAGAAAAACTGGAGCGCATCATCGATGAAACCCTTGACGCGAACATGACGCTTATTTCCGGTATTCCGCCCTGGGTGCAGATGTATTTTGATCGCATTCATGCACGAACGGGAAAGAAGATAAAAGATGTGTTCCCCAATTTTTCCGTGTTTGTATATGGTGGGGTAAACTTTGAACCCTATCGCGCCAAGCTGGAAGAATCTATTGGTAAAAAAGTTGATTCAATAGAAACCTACCCGGCATCCGAAGGATTTATTGCTTACCAGGATTCGCAGCATGATCCGGGATTATTGTTGCTGTTGAACAACGGCATGTTCTTCGAATTTATTCCTACAGAAGAATATTTCACCGCAAACCCTACACGCCTACGCATTGATGAAGTGGAACTTGGAAAAAATTATGCCCTGATCATCAACAGCAATGCCGGGCTTTGGGGATACTCCATTGGCGATACCGTAAAGTTTGTTTCTAAAAATCCGTACCGGTTATTGGTAACGGGCAGGATCAAGCATTTTATTTCTGCTTTTGGTGAACACGTAATCGGGGAGGAAGTGGAGAAAGCCATGAACCAGGCGCGGAAGAAATTTCCGGAAGTGGAGCTGATTGAGTTTACGGTTGCGCCACAGGTAACACCAGCTAACGGATTGCCGCATCACGAATGGTTTGTTGAGTTTTCAAATCCGCCTGCGGATATGGCTGCCTTTTCGCTTGAGTTGGACAATCAATTACGTTCGTTAAATGTATATTACGATGATTTGATTACCGGAAACATTTTGCAAACGCTGAAAATCACCTCCCTTAAACCGCAATCGTTTATCGAATACATGAAATCGCAAGGCAAACTGGGTGGCCAAAACAAAGTTCCTCGTTTATCGAACGATCGAAAAATTGCGGATGCACTTCAATCATTTAAAGTCTGA
- a CDS encoding RNA polymerase sigma factor, with the protein MDKEIEFNLIERSAKGNTEAFRALVEANQAFAISLASRFVREITDAEDIVQEAFIRVWKNLNRYDFNFRFKTWLGKIVTNLCLDAGKSAKYRQTLTLDDTVPHQANENATNELEHEELRNIILHLATQLTPKQQAVFVLRDLEQLEPDEVCKALDMSNGNMKSNLYYARVHIKAGLEKYYNTNHKI; encoded by the coding sequence ATGGATAAGGAAATCGAGTTCAACCTGATTGAGCGATCAGCAAAGGGTAACACAGAAGCTTTTCGTGCATTGGTTGAAGCCAATCAGGCATTTGCCATTTCCCTCGCCTCGCGCTTTGTGCGCGAAATAACCGATGCAGAAGACATTGTGCAGGAGGCCTTTATACGGGTGTGGAAAAACCTGAACCGATACGATTTTAATTTCCGCTTTAAAACATGGCTGGGAAAAATTGTAACGAACCTATGCCTGGATGCAGGGAAATCAGCAAAGTATCGACAAACATTAACGCTTGATGACACAGTACCACATCAGGCAAACGAAAACGCAACAAACGAATTGGAACATGAAGAGCTACGAAACATCATTTTACACCTGGCCACTCAACTTACACCTAAACAGCAAGCTGTTTTTGTATTACGCGATTTGGAGCAACTTGAACCAGATGAGGTGTGTAAAGCACTCGATATGAGCAATGGCAACATGAAGAGCAACCTGTACTACGCCCGGGTACACATTAAAGCCGGACTTGAAAAATATTACAATACAAACCACAAAATATAA
- a CDS encoding nucleotidyltransferase family protein, with the protein MITDQQKALIINHLRALSPQKIGVFGSYARSEQRAASDLDILIFLDSSNKVSLLDIVGVEQELSDALGIKVDLITERSLNPLIRPYVEKDLQFILQ; encoded by the coding sequence ATGATAACTGATCAGCAAAAGGCCTTGATTATTAACCACCTGCGGGCTTTGTCACCCCAAAAAATTGGTGTATTTGGTTCTTATGCTCGTAGTGAGCAAAGAGCTGCCAGCGATCTGGATATTTTAATTTTTCTGGACAGTTCAAATAAAGTCTCGCTGCTGGACATAGTAGGTGTGGAACAGGAACTATCGGACGCGTTGGGCATTAAAGTGGACTTAATTACAGAACGGTCTCTTAACCCGTTGATTCGTCCATATGTAGAGAAGGACTTGCAATTTATTCTGCAGTGA
- a CDS encoding DUF86 domain-containing protein encodes MLNSISRIEQYTRDISEEEFYTNFLIQDAVIRNIQVIGEASKKFEESFKESNLHIPWRKIGAMRNKIIHEYFGIDLPAVWQVVAVDLMILKDQLLDLQNKL; translated from the coding sequence ATGCTAAATTCTATTTCAAGAATTGAGCAGTATACCAGGGATATTTCTGAGGAAGAATTCTATACAAATTTTCTTATTCAAGATGCGGTAATCAGAAACATTCAGGTGATAGGGGAGGCAAGTAAAAAATTTGAGGAATCGTTTAAAGAATCTAATTTGCATATTCCATGGCGAAAGATAGGTGCTATGCGCAATAAAATAATTCATGAATATTTTGGTATTGACCTTCCTGCAGTCTGGCAAGTTGTTGCGGTTGATTTAATGATATTGAAAGATCAATTACTTGATTTGCAAAATAAGTTGTAA
- a CDS encoding 1-deoxy-D-xylulose-5-phosphate reductoisomerase, with protein MQPKKNIALLGSTGSIGTQALEVVRAYPDKFEVEVLTAQNNADLLIQQAIDFKPNVVVIGNEDHYEKVKAALSPHNIKVYAGESALCSVVQMESIDIVLTALVGYSGLKPTIKAIEAGKPIALANKETLVVAGELITSLAKEKGVNIYPVDSEHSAIFQCIVGEFHNKIEKIILTASGGPFRGKKRQELLAVTKAQALKHPNWTMGAKITIDSATLMNKGLEVIEAKWLFGLSAEQVEVVVHPQSIIHSIVQFEDGSMKAQMGLPDMRLPIQFALTYPERFKSDLPRFDFVNYPALTFEKPDTETFRNLALSFEALKRGGNMPCVLNAANEVVVAEFLQDRIGFLAMPDVVEKCLEKASFIQHPSFDDYVNTDNETRIRALELIN; from the coding sequence TTGCAACCTAAAAAAAACATAGCTCTTCTTGGCTCTACCGGCTCCATCGGCACGCAAGCGTTGGAAGTCGTGCGCGCCTATCCCGATAAATTTGAAGTAGAGGTACTCACCGCGCAAAACAATGCCGACTTATTGATTCAACAAGCCATTGACTTTAAACCCAATGTGGTGGTAATCGGCAATGAAGATCACTATGAAAAAGTGAAAGCTGCCCTTTCGCCTCATAACATAAAAGTTTATGCCGGTGAAAGTGCATTGTGTTCGGTGGTGCAGATGGAAAGCATCGACATTGTGCTCACCGCTCTGGTAGGATATTCCGGATTAAAGCCAACCATCAAAGCGATTGAGGCTGGTAAACCCATTGCCTTAGCCAACAAGGAAACACTGGTTGTGGCCGGTGAGCTGATTACATCATTGGCAAAGGAAAAAGGTGTAAATATTTACCCGGTAGACTCTGAACACTCGGCCATTTTTCAATGCATTGTCGGGGAGTTTCATAACAAAATCGAAAAGATCATTCTGACTGCTTCGGGTGGCCCCTTTCGTGGAAAAAAACGGCAAGAACTGTTAGCGGTAACCAAGGCGCAAGCGTTGAAGCATCCCAACTGGACGATGGGTGCCAAAATCACCATTGATTCAGCTACATTGATGAATAAGGGATTGGAAGTGATTGAAGCCAAATGGCTGTTTGGCCTTTCGGCTGAACAGGTAGAGGTGGTGGTGCATCCGCAATCGATTATTCATTCTATTGTTCAATTTGAAGATGGATCAATGAAAGCGCAAATGGGCTTACCCGATATGCGGTTGCCCATTCAGTTTGCACTTACCTATCCGGAACGTTTTAAATCCGATTTGCCGCGCTTTGATTTTGTGAATTACCCGGCCCTCACATTCGAGAAGCCCGATACGGAAACTTTTCGTAATCTTGCACTTTCCTTTGAAGCCCTTAAACGGGGAGGAAACATGCCGTGCGTGCTGAATGCCGCAAATGAGGTGGTGGTGGCTGAATTTTTACAGGACAGAATTGGTTTTCTCGCTATGCCGGATGTAGTGGAAAAATGCCTGGAAAAAGCGTCTTTTATTCAGCACCCTTCTTTTGACGATTACGTAAACACGGATAACGAAACACGAATTAGAGCTTTAGAACTGATAAACTGA